Genomic DNA from Nitratidesulfovibrio vulgaris str. Hildenborough:
CGCTTAGAGATGGCATGCATGCTGGCATCGAAGAACTTCGCTTCGACATCTCCAGGTGGCCCGATGAAACTACAGGATTTCTAGATGGATGGTTCGGGGATGGGGTCAAACAGGCAGAGCAGAGAATTGCAAAGTCACGAGAGACATTGTTTTACATTGCTGAAGCCCTGAAAGGAATGCTTGTTTGCGAGACACTGCGCAGCAATCCTCAAATTCTTGCCATGGAGTCTCACTTCAAGGTTTTTCAGGACATGCTGAGCGATGGTATACTTGATATTGCAATTCGCAAATCAAGAATTCTTCCAAAATCTCGAACTGACATAAATGAATGTTTCTGGAATGAGGCTAAGGTCGAGCTCTTGAAACCCACAGTACAACTCGGATTCAAAATGCATGAGTCCATTGCAATCGAGATTCATACAAAAGATTTGGAGGTAGCAAGTCATGGCAAATAATAAGTGCACTGAGTGTGGTAGAGACCTAGTCGAAGGCGAAACTGAACTATGCCCAAACTGTAAGCGTACAAAACATTCTACATGGAAAATGATAGGTTCCGTAGCTGTATTTGTGATCGCAGTGGTGGTAGTTATTGCCACTGGTAAAAAGCCTAACTTGGAGGCCTAATTCCATTACTGTCGTGATCTTCTCCCGGGCCATTTTCCTCGGGGCGGTTATTTTTTTGCAGCGCTCATTGCATCGATGAAACGTTCTTCTTGACCTGACCTTTTCATCAATGCAAAATATCTTCACCACCACCGAGGAACACCCCGCGAGCGGCGCCCAACCGGGCAGAGCGGACGGAAGGAGCGGAGGAGGGTGGTCCCGCCGGTCAGTAGCGAGGCTCGAACGACACGCGACGGCATGCAGGTAGCGTGGATCAGTAGGGAACCGGGACCGAAGGCCATGAAGGCGGGCGGCATCAATGAATATGGATCGTTGCCCTTGGGATAGAGCGAAGGCCACCCACGGGACGGCGATCCGGAGAGCAGCCGGAGGGAATATGCCAACCATCATCACCAGAGTGAACGGCAGGCCTGTCAGGACGAAGCGGGCATGTATGCTGATCCTTCTGATCACGGCCGTTCAGATCTCGGACCTCAGGCTCGAGGCACGCATGTGGCAACGGGCAAAAGGGTGGGAGGTAGAGTAGCCATGAAGTGGTTCACCATCGCCTACACCCGTGAGGGAGCCGACCGGATCCATGCCGAAACGGCAGAGCACGCGAACGAGAGCGACGCGTGGCGGTACGCTGCCGACATGGCGGACTCCGAGCCCGGATACGAGGTCGAGGTCATGCCGCACTATTTCACCATCCCCTCGAATCAGGGCCACAGCTACAGACATGAAGCCCGTGATGCTCGGAGCCGTACCGCCTTGGTTGGGTTGCATCACAAGGCCATCGCTGCCCGCGAACGGTTGACGCTCGCACGGCCGACGGCTTCAACCTAAGGCGTAGAGCCGTTTTTCCCCGACATCCCTGTCTAGGAGGACAGCATGGATCAGGCACAGAATCTTGCGCCCATCTCGACGCACGCCCCCGTTCCGACCGGCAGCTTCATGCCTGTTACGGAGATGGTGGCCCAAGTAGGGCACATACAGGCCGTGATGCGGGCGGTCATGAAATCAGACGAACACTACGGAACCATCCCCGGATGCGGCGATAAGCCCACGCTGCTCAAGCCCGGCGCGGAGAAGCTCGCCATGACGTTCAGGCTCGCACCCGAGTACGACATCCTCGAGCGTGACCTTGGGGGCGGGCACCGTGAATACCGGGTGACGGCACGGCTCGTATCCATTCTCACCGGTGTCTTTGTCGGAGCCGGGGTGGGGCTCTGCTCCACGATGGAGGGAAAGTATCGCTTCCGTACCGGCGAGGGCGAGGTCACGTCCGTACCGGTGCCCAAGGCCTATTGGGATACCCGAAAGAGCGATGCCGCGGCTGCTGCGCGGATCTTGCGCACCACAGCCAACGCGGCAGGGCTCGAAGGTACCAAGTTCGGCACCAAGAAGGATGACTCCGGGCGCTGGATGATCAGCACCCATGGGGAGCGGGTCGAGCACGACAATCCCGCCGACTACTACAACACCGTGCTCAAGATGGCGAAGAAGCGTGCCCTTGTGGACGCGGTTCTCACCAGCACTGCCGCCAGCGACATCTTCACGCAGGACGTGGAGGACATGCCCGAGGTCATTCCCGGTGCCGCCGCCACTGTGCAGCCCGCACAGCAGAAGGCGCAGGCCGCACCAAAGAAGGCTCCGGTGCAGCCGCAAGCCAATCAGCCGCCTACTGCATCCAGCGCACAACTGGCCATGCTTCGCAATGAAGGGACGCGTGCTCGGCTCGACGAGGCCAGCATTGTCGCTCTCGCGCGGCAGATGACCGGCGACGACAGCATCGAAAGTCTCGAACAGCTCACGAAGCCCGAAGCCTCCCAACTGATCGAGGGCATCAAGTCCGGTGCGCTGCTCCATGGCCAGCCGTCAGCCAATGACCAGATGGGCGACATGCCCGCGGGGTTCTAGCCATGGCGGAGTTGCAGCTTCAATCCACCCCGGCGACGCTCGGTTTCAACTTCACCGAGCTCATGGAATGGGCCACGGGCATCACGGCCGACTACGAAGGGCTTGTGGTCACCGAAGACATGGTGCCCGGCATCAAGTCGGAGATGGCGGGCCTGAACAAGATGAAGGCCCAACTCGACAGCGCACGCAAGCAGGCCGTGCGTCAGGTTTCCGAGCCCATTCGCCAGTTCGAGGCGCGTATCAAGGAAGTGTGCGCCGTGTTCGACGCAGCCTACGCCGCTCTTGCAACGCAAGTGAAGGGCTTTGAGGAGCGGCAGCGCGAAGAGAAACGCCGAGAGGTCTTGTTCCTCATCGCAGATACCGTTGATGAACACGGCGTGCCCGGTCTTGAGGTCGCAGTGCAGGACTCTTGGTTGAACAAGAGCAAGCCGCTCAAGGCCATCAAGGCCGAGGTCGAGTCCATCATCCTGCGCCACCTGCAGGAGGAGCGGGAGCGTGCCGCCCTCGAACAGGCCAAGCAGGACAGGGCGGTGGCCATCGAACAGATGGTGGCAGCGCAAGGACAGGCCTACGGCTTTGCGCTCCCGGTCTCAGACTTCCTGCGCCTGCACGACCTGCAAATACCTCTGACGGATGTGCATGCAGAGATCGAGAAGGTCTTCGCCGCGCGTGCGCAGTTCGCCAGACATGCCGCTTCCGCATCCCCTGTCCCCGCAGCTGCTGTGCAGGCAGCCAGACCTTCGGCCTCCAGTGTCGTGTCTGGCCGCCCACAGCGCAAGACACTGACGATCCAGATTGAATACGACGCCATGCGTGAACCTGCAGTCCAGCAGACGCTCCGACACCTCAAGGGCATGTGCGCGTCGTTCAACCTCATCCCCGGCCAGAGCGCCGCGTAATCGACAGGAGAAGTTCACCATGGCTCGTAAGAAGAAGATCGAGGCCGCTCCGATGCCTGCCCCTGATGGGACTACCTACATCACCGTCACCGGCGAGATCCTGCAGGAGACGGACGCCGCCATCCTCATCTCCTGCGAAGGAGAGGAGTACTGGTTGCCGATCAGCCAGATCGAATACATCGGGGGCAAGGGGGATGGCGACGTTGCCATTTCCGTCCCGGAATGGCTGGCGGATGAAAAGGGGCTTTACCATGGCATGGGCGAGACGCCCGAAACCTCTGGCCCCGTGCCGTCGAGTGTGGAGAAGGATTGCACCACGTGCGGCCATGTGGCTGTCGAGTTGGCCATGCGCCGGGACGATGAACATGGATTCGTCGTGAAATGCCCGAAGTGCGGCGAGGAGCAGCCCTACGAGCTCAATCCTCAAGGCAACCTCTCGGCATGCCCGGTATGCGGCGAGGATATGCCGGAGACGCCGGAGGAATGCTTCGAGTGCTCGCGCAATGTCCTGCTCGAAGCCGAAGAGGGCGATGACACCCGCCCTGACAACTGGCAGCCGCGTGGACGGATCTTTGGTCTCAACGTGACCTGGAGCGCAGAGGAGGCCATCACCGTGACGCAGCCTCTTACGGAGGCTGAGAAGCTCGAATATGGGCAGGAGATGGCCGATGCCTTGGCGCAGATCGAGATCTACGAGGATGAACTCGATGCACAGCGCAAGCACTACAAGCGGCTGATCGAGGCCGAGGAGAAGCGGGCGAAGGATGCCTCCCGGCTCTATCTGGAGGGCAAGGAGGAGCGCGAAATCACCTGCGACGTGCTCAAGGACTGGAACACCATGGAGATGGTGTGGACTGAGGCAGCCCCGCCCCATGCTGAGGTCTACCGGCGTCCCATGACGGAGAAGGAGAAGCAGCTTTCCCTTCTCGATACGCCCACCAAGCCCGTGAAGCCCATTCAAGCCGGAATCGAGGCACATGATGGTGAGCCTGATGTGGGGGCGATCCAGTGAGCCAGACACAAGAGGGGGCGGCCCCACGCCGGAAACAGAAGAACTTCGCCGCTATCAACGGTGCTTGCAAAATGGCCCGTCTGACCGACGGAAGCAGTGCGAAGGCTTGCCCCCATTGCAAGACGGTTTCGAGGCTTCGCATTTGCCCATTCTGCCATCGTAAAAAGTGACCCTCCTGCACCTGCGGCGACCGACGCGCATACCTTCCTGCGCGGATTCGTCCCACCACGGTCGCCGCAGGCAATCCGCTCACAGTGGCCACCTGTGGACGGAAGGGAGTCCCAAGCACTAAGGAGCCACGCCCCCGGCCTTGTAGGGGGCAGGAGAAGCCATGCGCAACGACCTACCCGAAGCAACAGGCGGCTACGGTGATCCCGTGGCCATGAGACAATGCCCCGGCATGAGCAGTGGAACAGAGAGCAGGGTGGTAATGGATAGGCTGCTGAGGCTCAACGCCGTCCTGGAACTGGTGCCCGTCGCAAGCTCGACGTGGCGTGAATGGTCGCGGTCGG
This window encodes:
- a CDS encoding DUF1351 domain-containing protein, with product MAELQLQSTPATLGFNFTELMEWATGITADYEGLVVTEDMVPGIKSEMAGLNKMKAQLDSARKQAVRQVSEPIRQFEARIKEVCAVFDAAYAALATQVKGFEERQREEKRREVLFLIADTVDEHGVPGLEVAVQDSWLNKSKPLKAIKAEVESIILRHLQEERERAALEQAKQDRAVAIEQMVAAQGQAYGFALPVSDFLRLHDLQIPLTDVHAEIEKVFAARAQFARHAASASPVPAAAVQAARPSASSVVSGRPQRKTLTIQIEYDAMREPAVQQTLRHLKGMCASFNLIPGQSAA